The genomic region gtaaataatttattattaattataaataaagaattttaacacAATTAAATCTGGACGTTGATAGTTTGTACAAATAATGTTGCTGTATTGTAATTAAATTCGTATAGAAATAATCGTGATTATGGATACGTGAAAATCCgccttttaaaaatatgtacaaattattttGGCACACAtcagtaaaactgttattgtataataaacgtATTGTTGAcgatgtaaaatattgtataaagtcaAAGTACAATTTTAAGTATTGCATGATATTGCTTCTTTTAAGGGCATTtaaattttcacacatttattGCAAACGCGGAACAAAATGTatcatattacattttattttaataaagcacaaagctactcgagggcatctgtgctagccgtccctaatttagaagtgtaagactaggagaaaggcagctagtcatcaccacccaccgccacctcttgggctactcttttagcaacgaatactgggattgatcgtaacaataTAAtaccaccacagctgaaagggagaagATGTTTGACGCGATGTGGATGCGAACTTGCGTCtatcatattacgagtcgcataccttaacacgcttggccatgccgggacgatattacattaaataaaactatgtaacacaacttttgttcCTTGATAATAAgtattatttctcaattgcttatgttgtacaagtacagaaaatggccattattcccttcaaactttgcttttgtgatctggataatgaactttagaaattaacctattttctacgtaaaaacgggcaaatttgcatattttcattaacataaggtgtaaacaaaacaacagattcacatgtatttatactaaagttatacaaaaatgtttagaagtgaagaGTTTTTCCAGATTTGCTACTGTAATGTGAAACACATTCACGCATCACaccacaaatatagtctcccatcatgctttcGTTATATGTTCCcaggttaaaaaaacaaagtttgaagagaaaaataggtcttttccagtTACGTTAGgaataagcaattgggaaataacacttactGTCCGggaataatgaaaagtaaaaattttgttacatagtgtaatatatgaTGTCTTTGGCTTGATGTCTATATGATGTAAAACATTTGATtgataattaaaagaataaattccATTTAATATAACATCATTTTACGAAATAAAATAGTAAGcaaatttcatataataattaatacttcTCATTGAATAAAGTAAGATGTGTAagttattaggttgtccagaaataaatgtttaataaattatttacaagcTGAATATTGAGTGATTTATCATTGGTttgtttaatccaacgtttgtcgctcataaggtgtcttaattgtctgctgtttgaACTCTACTCAGAATAAGTTTCCCAACCCCCAAGGCAACAAAAAGAAGAAggacttttgtctgattttcctctattAATTCAAACTTAGACGAAAAGCTATCGAAACTAACTGGAACATCAGCCAGACTTTCGGTTATGGTTCTCTAACGACATTTATCTATGGACAATCAAATACTTTCTTGcaaatcaataaaagtgttattacatgATAAACGTTTCCTTGGCgatgtaaaatgtataataaagttaaGTTATAAACATTGTATGATATCGCATCTTTTAGAGCAATATAAACCTAAAGACATATGTAATGGGTGTGTGGTAAAATGCATATAACAGTGAtattgttacattaaatattgCTATTGACAAATTATAATATCACTGAAAATTGGGGTTAAGAATCCTTTTTTAcgacaaattaattaaaattgacTTCCTgagttaattataaatgaatgagAGTTAAGTGTCCTTTTTAGGACGAAGTAAATATAATTGATTTCATAAATTACTGTTAAGCATTCTTTTTAGGAcgatttagttatttaattatcgGCATGATGAGACATATATTATAAGACTAACAGCTGCCTGTTTTGTTGTCCTATCAACGTGCCCCCAACAATACGCCTTCTAATTAAAACTTTTGACGGCATGACCACCTGTAATGGCGATCTATTCACAAGTTCCCATTGACGTGCACACAGATGACAACGTTTGGAAATATGATTTCGTCATCTAAAGTGACATCTTCCCTTTGCACCCATCTAGCGACCTCTTTTATTCAGTCTGAATTGCTGAATTTACTACTGCTGCCTTTTGATTCATAACAAAAAGTATTATGCATGAAAAAAGGCAGATAATGTGACCTAACAGCATCAAAATAAGCGAAAAAGGTGCCACCTATTTATCGTTCCAAATGTtcattaatgatttttatataattttacgtcctaattatatctaatttttataaacgCAATTGCAAAAAAAACTGAtgagataaaatgttattttacatagTTTACCACAAACAACATGGTTTTTGTCGTATATCTTTAATAcaattttatggttttgtttcagTGTCGTTTCCGGCTTTTGGTTGGTTCACGAGAAATATCAGATATCTTCAGTATAAATTTTGGAACAATGGTTCCAATCCATATATCGATCTTGTGGAGGTTTGTCGTCAAGTTATGAAATCACGAGCAGCTGATCCAGCGGtatgtgtaaaaatatacttTGCCATCAACTAGCTAACCCTTATATTAACGCTTACATTAACAAAACATTAGAACTAGGTTTAATATAGCCTTTTACGAATTTATTGTGCTGCTAAGACATAGTGATTAaaacatttgactcgtaatctctaGTTCGAATCTTCTCACCGATTATACCCGTGTCAACCATTGAGAAATGATAATTCGTCAGCcaatcggcccgacatggccaggtggaccagggcttgcgactcgtaatatgaggctCGCGGGTttacatccccgtcgcgccaaacatgctagcccttttagccgtgggggcgttataatgtgaacgtcaatcccactattcgttgataaaagagtaaccgaggagttggcggcgggtggtgatgacaagctgccttccctctagtcgtacactgttaaattagggacggctagtgtaggtAGCACTCGAttagcttttcgcgaaatccaaaaacaaataaaacagtcaGGTAATCTGTGTTTTCATTGGCAGTGAACGGTGTTTTCTTGTTGCCTTTCTTGTCATCTATCATTTTAGCGAAtcacttgagtagctttgcgtataCTTTATTAACAATCACACAAACGAATATACTACGTTAACTACTATAAATGGAGGAATTAATGTAAAGCAGtactaattattttttgaataaaacaaagataatgcTTTATATATGGAAAACCATTTATATATTGTTCTTAGCTtgaataaatataccttacacgtaaacaaagaattaaaacataatatgaaAACACTTCAGCTTCACACATGGTTCTGATACATCCCGTTCCACCACAACTTCATTTCGACTGTTGTTTTCATGAGATTTTCTGATATGCTTATTTTAATTCGtttcaatataaataacttaaaccTTAGAATACTGATCTTTGTCCGAAAACGTTTTAAGTATCTGCGAATCATAAGTTAATGACAAAGAAAAACTTTAGGCTAAGAAAATAGATtatgatataaaagaaaatactatAGTTTCTCATATGTGTAATACCAAAACTACTAGAGTGTTGCTAACGGTAacaatggattttttttattcttcttataTAGAAACGACGGAATGATCTTCTCCAGTTAATGATGGACTCTCAGAACATCAGTGTCAACGTTACCAAGGTTACAGGGAGTCAACTAACCGCTGGACAAGAAACACACATATCAAACCCTGACGAAAGTACACATGTTATCGACCAGTTTAATGGTATTTATTATAACCCGTTATAACACCATGATCATCTTCCTCTCCATGTAGCTGTGATCCAGGCTTTAGCAACTGATAAAGAGGAACTTAAAACATTATCACAGACAACAATTATGTCCATGAAACCCTAAAAACTTCTAACTGTAATTCTTCGTGTAATGTTGAGAccagtaaaattaatgtttactgAGGTTAAGACAAGAACAAACTCCTGATACGTGTTATATGTACTTTGATTTGgagatataagtaaaataatattcattaataacataatttcataaaagtattatattCATTTGAAtacttattatacatttcttgTATCATTATAGTTTCCAAGAGTGGACTATCTGACAATGAAGTGTTGTACAACGCTATGTTGGTTTAATAGCAGGGTAACTGTAGTTCTTTTTTGTTGTTCTGTAGTTCTTAATGGTCATTTTatcattaattacaatatattgcTGGTTGTAATGGCATTTTAATTGCGATTAGTTTAAAAGTTCCGTCATCACAAATAATCTAGTATATtaacttgtaatatatatattataattaacaaagttaCTTCAACAGTTAGAAATACTCAGAAGTAATAATATTACCCTTAatacattactattattttaaaatcacttcaACTATTACAAATACTTAAGTAATAATACTACCCTTAATgcattagtattattttaaaatcacttcaACTATTACAAATTCTTAAGTAATAATACTACCCTTaacacattactattattttaaaatcacttcaACTATTACAAATACTTAAGTAATAATACTACCCTTAATACATtactactttttaaaaattacttccaCAGTTACAAATACTTAGAAGTAATAATATTACCATTActataatactattattttatagttatttcGACCGTTAGAAATACTTAGAAGTAATACTATTGCATttaatataatactattattttataattatttcaaccgttacaaatatttagaagtaataatattacccttaatataatactattattttataattatttcaaccgTTACAAATACTTAGAAGTAATAATATTACCcttaatatattactattataattttaactttagggCATAACAAAGTTCATATTCCTTTTgaacttcaatttttttcttctgtttcttgTTTATGTATAACTCATTTCATATTAAATTGATCGAATTgatgtgtattttgtttaataaaataacgtTCACAGAAATGTAATATATTAGAAAGGACACTTGGATTACTTGTCTGTCCATAAACTCCGTTATCTAAATCAGATTTTCAGCGAATGTCTCCGGGTTTATCCACCAGTTTACCtgtaagttttgaatatttttacgtaaacataaaaatcaaaatatttgtggTAGCCAACAAAAACGAGAAAAAtactataaaatgaaaaatgtcatATACCAACgatatggaaaacaaaataaaaatagtaggTATTTCTAAGCGATTTACTACATTAAATTATATAGAGCACATTAAATTATAGAGAACATGGTATTTTCTGCTTTCAATTTCCTTTATTGGGTtaattgaaactgtaaaaaacTAGAGGTTCACTAAGGGTCATAAACTTCGTCAGTTTAACTAAGTAGTTGTGTAGTGAaatgtatgaataatttacaGTCTGGGAGAAATAGTGACATAAATGTAGACAATGTGAATATAAGTCAGGGGTGGTCAAATGTAGTGTTTATAGAAATACAGAACGAACTAGAAGGTCACTCAGTAGAGTTCATACACGTTACTCAGCTTTCGTCATATTCAGCTctcaaaaaatacgaaaatgtttCCGTACGTCGTTTGTTATCAACGGACTTGGATCATTCTTGGCAGAAGaataaggaataatattctaaacatgttttatcaaaatgtggtcaatttgactgaattATACGGCAAATAATAACGTAAAAGAACGAATAATGTATCGGTTACCATGCTAGAATCTCAGTGGGATTTCGGTTTATGTCTGGAAATTACAGTTGTGCTGTAATAAttcgttattttatattaatagttttgttaatcGTCAGGCAAATAGAGATGTAACATATGGATACATTCAAATTCCGAAAGGAACGGCTGTACAGGTTCCTGTTTACCACCTTCATCATAACCCAGCTCTGTGGCCAGACCATGAAACGTTTGATCCAGAAAgttaattacaacaaaaatatacattgtgtttgctttgtttcttttcacCTTGCCTGACCTTGCAGCTATTAACGCACTATATTCTTTTCTTGAAGTTATAGGTAACGCAGTATAATAGtgcaaaataaagacaaaatgaCTTTCCAATAATGCGAGATATCTAATTGCCAGCCTAATGGCGTTTTTATTGAAAGGTTCAAGATACGAGTGGTGAAATGGCGTTTAATTCAATCACACTATTAAGTGTGTAAGATTATAACTATGACAATCTAATTAATAGGAGTCcaccactggtacagcagtaagtttacggatttactacgctaaattcaggggttcgatggactcagcagatggtccaatgtggctttcctataagagaaaacacacacgcacacactcgTTAATAaggtaaaattactttaatagcAAGTGCTAATTATTCAACCACATCATTTACATGAGGGCACTTGACAAGTTTATTCCCGAAGATAATTACCACTGTTCTTGTTTCTTCGATATTTCGcgtgatgaaaaatattttagttttatataaagctTGCGACCTTGGATCgacttcttttctttgtttctatttattactttattaaaatagcaaaatatatGCTTATGTTTATAGAAATAGCCTTTGAGTTGGAAGGTCCTCTTTCGTGACCATTTTACGGATGAGGTTGTTTTTGTCTTCGGTGCCATTTGCTGTTTTAAACATTCCGTTGTAACAGTTTCCTTCActtcagtatttaatattttcatttttatatgttGTCTGCTTTTGTTCTATCAGTAGCATTCGTTCGAAAGTGTTAAAATATGTCTTTCAACGGAAAATATAATCATGACAACAGTAAACTGGCGAAAGGTCGAGAAACTGCCATAAACTAGTTTGTACAGCTGACAAACACTTCGTTCATTCTTCCATAACTTGTATCTATATCGATAcgaaggaaaattaaaatattgaaagcattttaaaaaatgGTGAACTAACTCTACTTAAACAGTTGCGAAATGCTCGTTACTAGTTCTAATGGTTTTCtagtaagtaaaaatattttattcaaaattcctgcttattaatatgttaagttatgctatttattatttcaagttagagaaaaatgaaaatatgtagtaATTACGCAATTATTACAGGAAACTTATAATGGGACATCGCATATCAGTtatgtttaatatcatttataaacttGTGTTAGACAATCGATTCTGTATTTAGTAAGCTATCGAATATTTTGctcaaaatagaagaaaaattcCTTAGTTTCTCAAATTGAGCGAacgtaactttatatatatatatatattctttat from Tachypleus tridentatus isolate NWPU-2018 chromosome 1, ASM421037v1, whole genome shotgun sequence harbors:
- the LOC143244618 gene encoding uncharacterized protein LOC143244618; amino-acid sequence: MTMDVIVKCALGIDAHVQKNPMEHELIHHAKVIFGTSIQSLLFLIHMSFPAFGWFTRNIRYLQYKFWNNGSNPYIDLVEVCRQVMKSRAADPAKRRNDLLQLMMDSQNISVNVTKVTGSQLTAGQETHISNPDESTHVIDQFNGIYYNPL